One window of the Cryptomeria japonica chromosome 7, Sugi_1.0, whole genome shotgun sequence genome contains the following:
- the LOC131073449 gene encoding uncharacterized protein At4g15970-like: MKGVSQRVVRTVSAFLACLIVVGFVSIAIDEQLQASFTPIVISMQKLFPSEMDDLHAKDPDIPPYNSSDVTDELKVCLSKAANQEKTVLITTLNAAWAQNNSMVDLFLKSFHIGNGTEALLKNLLIVAVDEKALNRCREIHPHCYLMKTEGVDFSGENLYMTRGYLKMMWRRLRFFGQVLERGYNFVFSDADIMWFRDPFTKFSSKADFQVASNRYRRKATNLYNKPNAGFMYVRSNEKTVDFFNFWYRSKKDYPRKNEQQVLNLLKWDEFRRRRLEFEFLDTKYFGGYCERTKDVNSVCTMHANFCELRLKAKVIDLRNTLSDWEKYKQQEKLGKGKDVLWTSPDACQNSFRR; encoded by the exons ATGAAAGGGGTTAGTCAGAGGGTCGTGAGGACGGTGAGTGCATTTCTGGCTTGCTTAATAGTGGTGGGATTTGTGTCCATTGCTATTGATGAACAACTCCAGGCTTCCTTCACTCCGATTGTCATCAGCATGCAAAAGCTCTTCCCTTCAGAGATGGACGATTTGCATGCAAAAGATCCAGATATT CCTCCTTATAATTCATCAGATGTTACAGACGAGCTAAAAGTATGCCTTTCAAAAGCGGCGAACCAGGAGAAAACAGTTCTAATCACGACTCTGAATGCGGCGTGGGCGCAGAACAACAGCATGGTGGATTTATTCCTGAAAAGTTTCCACATCGGTAACGGAACCGAGGCGttgttgaaaaatttgttgattgtTGCCGTAGATGAGAAGGCGCTCAATCGCTGCCGGGAAATTCATCCGCATTGTTATCTGATGAAAACAGAGGGAGTCGATTTCTCGGGAGAAAATCTTTACATGACTCGAGGTTATTTGAAAATGATGTGGAGAAGGCTTCGTTTCTTCGGACAAGTGTTGGAGCGAGGATATAACTTCGTTTTCTCG GATGCGGATATTATGTGGTTTCGAGATCCCTTTACTAAATTCTCATCCAAGGCAGACTTCCAAGTAGCATCAAATCGTTATAGAAGGAAAGCAACTAATCTCTACAATAAGCCCAACGCAGGATTCATGTATGTTCGCTCCAATGAAAAGACAGTTGATTTTTTCAACTTTTGGTATCGATCCAAGAAAGATTATCCCCGTAAAAATGAGCAACAAGTGTTGAACCTACTGAAATGGGATGAGTTCAGACGCAGGCGACTTGAATTCGAATTCCTTGACACTAAATATTTTGGCGGGTACTGTGAAAGAACGAAAGATGTGAACTCGGTTTGTACCATGCATGCCAACTTTTGTGAACTCAGATTGAAGGCCAAGGTTATTGATTTGAGAAATACTCTTTCCGACTGGGAGAAATATAAGCAACAAGAAAAGCTAGGTAAAGGCAAGGATGTGCTCTGGACATCTCCAGACGCATGTCAGAATTCTTTTCGCCGATGA